GCCGAGACCGGCCTGTGCACGCCGATGGTGACCACGAACCTCTTCGGCCACCCCGTGTTCAAGGACGGCGCCTTCACGTCCAACGACCGCTCGGTGCGCCGGTTCGCGCTCGCGAAGGCTGCCCGCAACATCGACCTCGCCGCCGAGATGGGCGCGGAGACGTTCGTGATGTGGGGCGGGCGCGAGGGCGCCGAGTCGGCGTTCGCCAAGGACGTACGCTCCGCGCTGGACCGCTACCAGGAGGGCGTGAACCTGCTCTGCGACTACGTCGTCGAGCAGGGCTACGACCTGAAGTTCGCGATCGAGCCCAAGCCCAACGAGCCCCGCGGCGACATCCTGCTGCCGACGATCGGGCACGCGCTGGCCTTCATCGAGAGCCTCGAGCATCCCGAGATGGTCGGGGTGAACCCGGAGGTCGGCCACGAGGAGATGGCCGGGATGTCGTTCGCCGCCGGGATCGCGCAGGCCCTGTGGGCCGGCAAGCTCTTCCACCTCGACCTCAACGGCCAGCACGGGCCGCGCTTCGACCAGGATCTGCGCTTCGGCGCCGGCAACCTGCGCGGAGCCTTCGCGCTCGTCGACCTGCTGGAGACCGCCGGCTACGAGGGGCCGCGCCACTTCGACTTCAAGCCGCCGCGCACCGAGGACGACGAGGGCGTGTGGGCGTCGGCCGCCGGCTGCATGCGCAACTACCTGGCGCTCAAGGCCAAGTCGGCCGCGTTCCGCTCCGACCCGGCGGTCACGGCTGCGCTCGAGGCGTCGAGCGTGCCGGAGCTGGCCACGCCCACGCTGGCCGAGGGAGAGTCGTTGGCGACACTTCGTGAGGAGACGTACGACATCGCGGGGATGGCCACGCGCGGCTACGGGTTCGAGCATCTCGACCAGCTGGCCATGGACCACCTCCTCGGGGTGCGTTAGGTTCGCCCGATGCCGCTCGTCGCCGGGGTCGACTCCTCGACCCAGTCATGCAAGGTCGTCATCCGTGATGCGGAGACCGGGGCGCTCGTCCGCTCCGGCTCCGCGCCCCACCCCGAGGGCACGGAGGTGGATCCCGCCGCCTGGTGGTCGGCGCTGCGGTCGGCGGCCGAGGCCGCCGGCGGTCTCGCCGACGTCGCCGCCGTCTCGGTGGGCGGCCAGCAGCACGGGATGGTGTGCCTCGACGAGTCCGGCGAGGTCGTACGTCCCGCCCTGCTGTGGAACGACACCCGCTCCGCCGCCGGGGCCGCCGCGCTCAACGCCGAGCTGGGGCCGGCCGCCTGGGCAGAGGCTGTCGGCTCGGTGCAGGTGGCGAGCTTCACCGCTACCAAGCTGCGCTGGCTGGCCGAGAACGAGCCCGAGGCGGCGGCGCGGGTGGCTGCCGTGTGCCTGCCCCACGACTGGCTGACCTGGAAGCTCGCCGGGGGCGGTGACCTCGAGGCGCTGCGCACCGATCGCAGCGACGCCAGCGGCACCGGCTACTACTCGGCCGCGACCGGCGACTACCGGCGCGACCTGCTCAAACGTGCGCTGGGACGCGACGACGTCGTGCTGCCTCAGGTGCTCGACCCGTCGGCGGTGGCAGGGGAGACCTCGGCCGGGGCGCTGCTCGGGCCGGGCTGCGGCGACAACGCCGGTGCAGCCCTAGGCGTCGGCGCCCGGCCCGGCGACGTGGTCGTCTCGATCGGCACCTCCGGGGTGGCCTGCGCCGTCTCGGAGACCCCTACCGCCGACCCGACCGGAGCGGTGGCGGGCTTCGCCGACGCCACCGGCCGCTACCTTCCGTTGGTCGCCACCCTCAACGCCGCGCGCGTGCTCGACGCCACCACCCGCATGCTCCGGGTCGGCCATGAGGAGCTATCCCAGCTGGCCTTCGAGGCACCATCGGGATCCGGTGGCCTCGTCCTCGTGCCCTATCTCGAGGGGGAGCGCACCCCCGACCGGCCCGACGCCCGAGGCGTTCTCCACGGCCTGACCCTGTCCACCGCCGAGCCCGCCTTCCTGGCGCGCGCGGCGGTCGAGGGCCTGCTGTGCGGGCTCGCCGACGGCATCGACGCGCTGACGTCGCAGGGGGTCTCGGTCGACCGCGTCTTCCTCGTCGGCGGCGGCGCCCGCTCCGAGGCCGTACGCCGCCTGGCCCCCGCCGTCTTCGGCCATCCCGTGCTCGTCCCCGAGCCGGGGGAGTACGTCGCCGACGGTGCCGCCCGCCAAGCCGCCTGGACCCTCGTCGGCGGCGAGGAGCCACCGACGTGGCCGATGGCCGGCACCGAGACGTTCCAGGCCGACCCCGACCCCGCCGTCCGTGCCCGCTACGCCGAGGTCCGCGACCTCACCGAAGGCGTCAGCACCTCCGCTGGTTGAGCCGCGAGGCCGCCTGCGGCCGAGCGTGTCGAAACCAACACAGTCCGATCCCGATTGTTCGCACTGTGTTGGTCTCGACACGCCTCCGCCTTGCGGCTCCGGCGGCTCGACCGACGCCAACGTCCGATACCGTGGCCGCGCCATGTTGGATCACATCAAAGGCTTCGTTCAGGGAGTCGTCCTCGCGCCCATCGTCCGGTTGTTCGTGGCGCTGCGGATCAGCCCCGACGTCGTCACCCTCGTCGGCACGATCGGGGTCGCGGTCGGCGCGCTGGCGTTCTACCCGCGCGGCGAGCTGCTGCCCGGCACCGTGTTCATCACCTGCTTCGTCTTCAGCGACCTGATCGATGGCGCGATGGCGCGCGCGATGGGGCGCAGCTCGAAGTTCGGCGCCTTCTGGGACTCCACTCTCGACCGCATCGGTGACGGCGCGGTCTTCGGTGGCCTGGCGCTCTACTTCGCCGGGCCGGGCGATTCCGACCTCTATCTCGCGCTGAGCCTGTGGTGCCTGGTGATCGGCGCGGTCACCTCCTACGCCCGCGCCCGCGCCGAGTCGCTCGGCTTCACCGCCAACGTCGGCATCGCCGAACGCGCCGATCGGCTCGTCCTGGTCCTCGTGCTGACGGGCTTCGCCGGCATCTTCGACCTCGACCTGCTCATCTACATCGCTCTGTGGATCCTCGCCGTCGCCTCCACCGTCACCGTGGGGCAGCGCGTCTGGACCGTCCGCAGCCAGGCCCTCGCCGAGGAGCGGGCCACCGCAGAGGAGGAGGCAGCCTCATGACCGTGCCCACCGAAGCAGACGTACGCCTGGCCACCGAGCTCGTGCGCGAGGCAGGCTCGCTCGCGGCGAGGATGCGCCGCGAGGGCATCGGCGACTCGATCGAGACCAAGACGTCGGTCTCCGACCTGGTCACCGCGGCCGACAAGGCCGCCGAGAAGGCGATCGTCGAGCGGCTCGCCGCCGAGCACGCGGGCGACGGCATCCTCGGTGAGGAGGGCTCGGCCCGCGAGTCCACCACGGGCCGGGTGTGGACGATCGACCCGGTCGACGGCACCTACAACTTCGTGCGCGGCCTCGACTGGTGGTGCTCGGCCCTCGCCCTGACCGACGGCGACCCGGCCGACGCCGACAGCATCGTCCTGGGCGCGGTCTACTCGCCCGCCGAGGACGCCGTCTACGTCGGCGGCCCCGAGCTGCCCACCACCCGCAACGGTGAACCGCTCGAGGCGATGTCCGACCTGCCGCTCTCCCTGGGCTGCCTGACGACCTATCTGCACCCTTCCAAGCTGGGCCAGCCGGCCGGCGAGGCCTACATCCGCGTCGCCCGCGGAGCCGCCTCCATCCGCATCCTCGGCTCCGGCTCGATGGACCTCACCGCCATCGCCCAGGGCAAGCTCCATCTCTTCTGCCAGCACTCCGTGCCCGACTGGGACCGCCTCCCCGGCTGGGGGCTCGTGCTCGGCGCCGGCGGCGCGACGACTCAGGTCGAGGCCGGGGGAGTTCTCTGGTCCCTCGCCGGCACGCCCACCGCCGTGGCCGACGCCACCCGAGCCCTGGCCTAGCAGTCCACTTTGACAACAGTGGCCTGACCAGCGGTTTCTGGTAGCGGCGTACGCGCTGATCCGACCTACGATCGGCGCATGGACAACAGCACGAACACGACGGGCACCTCGCGAGTCAAGCGCGGGATGGCGGAGATGCTCAAGGGCGGCGTGATCATGGACGTGGTCACCCCCGAGCAGGCGAAGATCGCCGAGGACGCCGGCGCAGTGGCGGTGATGGCGCTCGAGCGAGTGCCCGCCGACATCCGCGCCCAGGGCGGCGTGAGCCGGATGTCCGACCCCGACATGATCGACGGCATCATCGAGGCCGTCTCCATCCCGGTGATGGCCAAGGCGCGCATCGGCCACTTCGCCGAGGCGC
The sequence above is drawn from the Nocardioides albertanoniae genome and encodes:
- the xylB gene encoding xylulokinase; the protein is MPLVAGVDSSTQSCKVVIRDAETGALVRSGSAPHPEGTEVDPAAWWSALRSAAEAAGGLADVAAVSVGGQQHGMVCLDESGEVVRPALLWNDTRSAAGAAALNAELGPAAWAEAVGSVQVASFTATKLRWLAENEPEAAARVAAVCLPHDWLTWKLAGGGDLEALRTDRSDASGTGYYSAATGDYRRDLLKRALGRDDVVLPQVLDPSAVAGETSAGALLGPGCGDNAGAALGVGARPGDVVVSIGTSGVACAVSETPTADPTGAVAGFADATGRYLPLVATLNAARVLDATTRMLRVGHEELSQLAFEAPSGSGGLVLVPYLEGERTPDRPDARGVLHGLTLSTAEPAFLARAAVEGLLCGLADGIDALTSQGVSVDRVFLVGGGARSEAVRRLAPAVFGHPVLVPEPGEYVADGAARQAAWTLVGGEEPPTWPMAGTETFQADPDPAVRARYAEVRDLTEGVSTSAG
- a CDS encoding inositol monophosphatase family protein, with translation MTVPTEADVRLATELVREAGSLAARMRREGIGDSIETKTSVSDLVTAADKAAEKAIVERLAAEHAGDGILGEEGSARESTTGRVWTIDPVDGTYNFVRGLDWWCSALALTDGDPADADSIVLGAVYSPAEDAVYVGGPELPTTRNGEPLEAMSDLPLSLGCLTTYLHPSKLGQPAGEAYIRVARGAASIRILGSGSMDLTAIAQGKLHLFCQHSVPDWDRLPGWGLVLGAGGATTQVEAGGVLWSLAGTPTAVADATRALA
- the xylA gene encoding xylose isomerase, with protein sequence MTDLTPRPEDKFTFGLWTVGWEAVDVFGPGTRPPMDPAYAVRRLADLGAWGVTFHDNDVFAFDATDAERDAALTSFRKALAETGLCTPMVTTNLFGHPVFKDGAFTSNDRSVRRFALAKAARNIDLAAEMGAETFVMWGGREGAESAFAKDVRSALDRYQEGVNLLCDYVVEQGYDLKFAIEPKPNEPRGDILLPTIGHALAFIESLEHPEMVGVNPEVGHEEMAGMSFAAGIAQALWAGKLFHLDLNGQHGPRFDQDLRFGAGNLRGAFALVDLLETAGYEGPRHFDFKPPRTEDDEGVWASAAGCMRNYLALKAKSAAFRSDPAVTAALEASSVPELATPTLAEGESLATLREETYDIAGMATRGYGFEHLDQLAMDHLLGVR
- the pgsA gene encoding phosphatidylinositol phosphate synthase, producing MLDHIKGFVQGVVLAPIVRLFVALRISPDVVTLVGTIGVAVGALAFYPRGELLPGTVFITCFVFSDLIDGAMARAMGRSSKFGAFWDSTLDRIGDGAVFGGLALYFAGPGDSDLYLALSLWCLVIGAVTSYARARAESLGFTANVGIAERADRLVLVLVLTGFAGIFDLDLLIYIALWILAVASTVTVGQRVWTVRSQALAEERATAEEEAAS